ACAATGATGGAGCCGGGTAGCCGGGTACTCGCCCTAATGTCTGCAATATTCGTAGCTAACATAACTAGTGTAGAATATACTAAGGAGCCTCCGGCGGGTGTCAGCCCCTCTAGCCTACCCGTAGCCTATGCAGTATCCAAGGATCCTCTAGACGAGGGTGTCCCAGGGCTACGGAAGATCGGAGACTACACCTATGAACCTGTAGACCTAGATATGGCTGATGTATTTCTCAACCTAGGCGCAGCCAAGGCCGTCGAGAAGACTGGACAGCCACCCGCGATACAAGGCCACCCGGCAGTAGGCAACGGAAAGATACATATAGCGATCTACGAGGATCTTGCATGCCCATACTGTGTCAAGTTCTATAACGACACCTTCCCAGCCATAAAGGAGATGATCGACGAGGGTAAGGTGACTTTCCACATCACCGACCTCGTAGTACACACTAATGCTAACGTGACTAACCTCCATAAGCTGCTGCTATGCTACTACAACGCGACTGGTAACGCCGAGGCGTACCTAGAGGCGATAATACGCGTATACCACCAGGTTGGCATGCTATACAAGGAGGCCGAGGCAGGCAACATAACTTCTATGACAGAGTTCTACAACAAGATGGGTCGAATACTTGAAGAGGAGAAGACAAGGCTCGGCGTAGACTACAATTGTACAGCCGCAGAGCTGGTAGAAAAGGCGACCCACGAGGCCATGAAGGCTGGGCTACGTGGCACTCCGAGCTTCGCGATATGGGTCGATGGCAGCGACAAGGTTCTCTACGTAACGGGGTACCACGACGCTGAGTTCTTCAAGAAGCTTGTAGAGGCTCTAGAGCAGCAGGCAGGGTAAACGCCAGGAGAAGACTCTGATACCCGACTCCCTGGTCGTATTTTCACTCTCGAGCCCCAGAGCATATCTTAGCTGTAGGCCACCTTGCCGTAAGGAGTATCAAGCAATATTCTAGCCCCGTCTCTACCCTGTTCTATCAGGCCAAGCACGTGTGGCTTGTGTCCATGCTTCTCTGCTAGGTCTAGCAACTCGTCCACGCTCTCCCTCGGGGCTGCAACTACCAGGCCTATCCCCATATTCCATACACGGTATGCCTCGCTAGGCTCCACGTTGCCCGCCTCCATTAGTACCTGGAAGATCCTCGGAGGCTTTGGCATCTTCATGACCGCCGTTGCCCCGGATGGTAGAATCCTCTTCATCTTAGTGAAGGCTCCGCCGGTGATGTGAGCTGCTGCTATTACTAAGCCTTGGCTCCATGCCTCGAGGAGAAACCCGGTGTAATCTTTTACCGGCTTGGATAGCTCCTCGGCTAGGTCTAGGCCCTCGATCTCCGCCGTGTAGCCGCCTAACCGCTCCTCGATTATCCTCCTAGCTAGGCTGTAGCCGTTAGCGTGCAATCCGCTGCTCTCGAGCCCAACCAGCACGTCGCCTGGGCGGGCGCGGTTGCCCCGCCAGCCAGGCTCTCGCACAGCCAGGATGGTGCAGACAACATCCACCCCCTGAGCTAGGCCTGGGAGTATCGCCGTCTCGCCGCCGAGGAGAACGGCGCCTGTGGCGGCTGCAGCCTCTCTGATGCCCTCGAGTATCTCGCGGAATATCGCCTCGTCAGCCCGGGGCATTGCGATATAGTCTACTAGGGCTAGAGGTCTGGCCGCGTCGCACGCGACGTCATTGGTGTTCATCACTACGCAGTCCCAGCCGGCTACACGTAGCCTGCCGAGCTTCTCTAGCACGAGCGTCTTGGTGCCCACTCCGTCCACGTGTAGGATGAGTTCTAGCCCTGCTAGCTCCACGGAGGAGGTATAGGCTTCTCGGCGGCCAGCTAGCAGCCTGGAGGCGAGAGTATGCAGCGCTTCGCTCGCGTCGAGGTCTACTCCAGCGTCTCGGTAGCTTAGGCTTGTCTCCGCGGTACTCCTATTCCGGGCCAAGGGGGACCTATACCCTGCAGGGAGGGTCGCGTCGGGCGGACATTAAGCTATTCTCCCTCAGCCCAAGTAGATTCTAGGACGGGGAGTAGAGGGGCTCTAGGAGGATCATGCCCCGCTGTGCCCTCTGTGGCAGAGAAGCCCTCGTCTCAGAGTCCATCGGTGTATGTGCTCAGTGTCTCCGTGAGAGGCCAGAGGAGGCCCTCCCGGTAGCCCGTAGGAGGCATCAAGAGTGGAGGATCCGCTATGGGCTCCCGCCTGTGGCTCCCCGCGACCCGGAGGGGCTTCCGTGCAGGCTCTGCGTTAACGAGTGCCGTATTCCCCGCGGAGGCCGGGGGTATTGCGGGGTATGGGTTAACCGAGGTGGACGCCTAGAGCCCCTAGCGGGGCCTGGCCAGCTCCTATTGTTCACATACTTAGATCCTCACCCAACTAATTGTGTAGCTGAGCCAGTGTGCCCTGCAGCTACGAGCCGTGGTTATCCACAGTACACGTTTACCCGGGGTGTCGAGAAGGGTTTCTACAATCTTGCAGTGTTTGCGGGTGGGTGTCCGCTCGACTGCGTATTCTGCCAGAATCCTGAACACAAGGCTATGGCGGCCCGGGGCCGGGTAGAGCCGCGGTACGTGAAGAGCCTCGGAGAGTTCGTCGACGAGGCGCTGGATACGAGGGTTACCTGTGTATGCTTCTTCGGCGGTGACCCCACCCCGCAGATGCCCATGCTGATAAGTGTTGCCCGCAGAGCGCTTGAGCGGGCTAGGGGCCGGGGCCTACCGCTGAGGGTATGCTGGGAAACCGACGGCCTAGCCAACCCTGCCGTGTTCCGTGAGGCGGCCCGGCTCAGCCTAGAGAGCGGCGGCATTGTAAAGGTTGACTGGAAGGCCTGGAGCCCCGGGATATACGAGGCCTTAACAGGTGTAGACGGCCAAAAAGCTGTAAGGAGACTCATGGCTAATACTAGGATCGTTGCAGAGATGGCCGTGGAGAGGCCGGAGCCCCCGCTCCTCGTGGTCAGCATGCTCCTAGTCCCAGGCTACGTCGACGCCGAGGAAGTCAGAGGCGTGGCAGGCTACATAGCGGGCCTCATGGATGAGTACAGCGTGAACATCCCTATGGTGTTGCTGGCCTTCCACCCGGACCACCGGATGCGGGACCTCCCGCCCACGAGCCGTCGCCACGCCCTAGAGGCCCGGAGGGCAGCGCTAGAGGCTGGGATATGGGAGGTCTATCTGGGCAACGTCTGGCTCCTCGGAGACTACTACTGACGCCGCAGCTCGGGTTGCAGCTGTACCGGCGCTGACTAGGGAACCTCAGTGCCTCCCGGCTAGCGTTGATAGCTGTTATGTTCTGGCCACACCCATCTAGCAGCAGTATATCCTACCCATGAACTAGTAATAGTTGCGGCACTCGAGACCCGCATGCCGAGAAGTGAAGGTGTGCTGCATGCGTGTCCCCTCTAGGCATTGCGTGGTATTATCTTCAGCTTCTTTGCTGCTTGCCGAACTTTCTCACGGGCCTCTTCTACAGTCTCGGCGCGGGCTAGTACCACTGCCATGCGGCGGCCCGGGTAGGTCCTAGGCTTGCCGAACCAACGCAGCTCTATGCCTTGCTCAATTAGGGCCTGGTAGGCGCCGCTGAGTACCGGGTACCACTCGTCCTCGAGGTCTGTGTACACTGCTATGCTGGCTGCGGGGGTTAGGATCCTGGGCCTGGGGACTGGTAGGCCTACAGCTGCGCGTATGTGGGCCTGGAACTCGCTGATATCCTGGCTGGCCAGCGTGACTAGGCCCGTGTCGTGGGGCCTGGGTGCTACCTCGCTGAAGAGGAGCCGGCCGTCCCTGGTCTGTAGGAGCTCGACGCCAAATACCCCGACACCGCCTAGGGCTTCTGCCACTCGAAGCGCTATCTCGCGGGCCCGCTGGAGCAAGTCGCGGGGCCTGGTGCTGGGCTGCCAGGACTCTATGTAGTGGTACTCGCCGTACCTCCAGTGCTCGACCGGCTCCATAGTGTCCGTTCTCACCTTGTCGCCGTCGAGCCACCTGTAGGCGAGCACCGTGTATTCCGTCTCTAGCTCTACGTACTCCTCCACTATGACGCGGCGGCTTGCACCCCGAGCGTGGCTTATCGACTCCATGTAGGCCTTCTCGACCGCCCAGCGGCTGGGCTCCGTAACCTTCACGTGGCCGTGGCCGCTACTGCTCATCTCCGGCTTGATTAGGCAGGGGTAGCCGACCTTCTCGCAGGCTTCGTAGGCTTCTTCCGGCGTCTCGGCGAAGGCGTACCTGGTGGTGGGTAGGCCTAGCTCCTCGGCTGCCCAGCGCCGCAGCTCTATACGGTTCATCGCAGTCTTGACTGCGCGCGCGTTGGGCACTATGTGGTAGCCCTTCTCCTCGAGCCTCTCCAGCGCCTCGGTGTTGACGGCCTCTATCTCGGGTATCACTGCTACTGGGTTCTCGCGCTCCACGATGGCCTCTACCGCGCCAGCGTCGAGCATATTCACGACATAACGGCGATGGGCTACGTGCATCGCCGGGGCCCAGTCGTAGCGGTCGACCACGACAACCTCTAGGCCGAGCCGTTGCGCCTCTATCGCGACCTCTTTGCCTAGCTCGCCCCCACCCAGTAGGAGCACCTTTGCTGCTCCTGGGCCCAGGGGTGTAGGTATACGGTCCATCCTAGGGGGTATGCCCACGGCTCATACACCTTACAAGGGTTGTGGAACCGAACAAGGTAGGGATTTGACCCGAAGAAACGTGGGGCCTAGCTGTAGTCGTGGACTATAAGGCCGCGGCCTGGTATCCAGTCGTAGACCCTGGCCTCGCCCCGGGCTCTCCGCCTCAGGTAGGCCTTCCTCACCCGCTCGGCTAGCTCCACACGACTCTCTATGTGACTCCTCGAGCCTATGTCGCGGCGCCAGACGAGGGGGTGTCCATCGAGCAGCCTAACCGCCTCGGCTGCGCGCTGCGCCTTAGTCGCGGCGTCCTCGTAGCCCTGGTTGCTCCAGCAGACTATCTCTACGAGCCGGGAGCCCGTGGAGACGAGGCCGCTTGGGCCCTGGTCTACCCCGGCGTAGAGGAGCCTACAGCCCTGCCTCTCGACCGCGTCCTCGTCGACGGCTACTGGGTGGCCTCGGGCTATGCTTCGGTTGTTCGGGTAGCCTGCCGGCGCTAGCGCGATGTTGACCACGTAGACATCGTTATCCACTTCTAGCCTGTAACCGGCTAGCCTGCCCGAGGCCGCGCGGTCTAGTAGCTCTAGGAAGTCGCTCCGTATCATCGGGAGCAGGTTCCCGGTCTCGGGATCGCCGAACCTGGCGTAGTACTCTATGACCGTGGGGCCCCATAGGCTGGTGAGCATCATCTGGCCGCTCAGCGTGCCACGGTAGGGCTCCCCGGTCTCCCGCCTTAGGGCCTCCACAGTCTTCTCGAGTATCTCGACCGTCTCCCGGTACTCGCTCAGCTCTAGATACGGCGGCACGACTCCGGGGCCGCTGACCGCGCCCATGCCACCCGTCTCGGGGCCCAGGTCCCAGCTGAAGAGGTGAGGGTGATCCTGCACCACAGGCAGCGGGACTAGGGTGGAGCCGTCGGTGACAACCATGACCGTGTATTCTACGCCTTCCACCCTCTCCTCGACTATCACCGAGTACTCTATGTCGCTGTACTTCTCCCGTACCTCGCGGGCCAGCTTCTCCGCGTAACTCCCCGCTGCCCCGCGCACAGCTACCCCGAGGTGCTCCATGGGCTCCGCGAAGACGCGTACACCGCGGCCGCCAGCCTGCCGAGCGGGCTTGACCACCACGTCGCCCGCTGCGCGGGCGTACTCCGAGGCCTCCTCCG
The window above is part of the Pyrodictium delaneyi genome. Proteins encoded here:
- a CDS encoding DsbA family protein, encoding MRGKKLYVVLALAVVAAVVAGYFLYTKSSGGKTLETSSAGGAEECSQGPAVMVVYQKGQEDLAMIIKEMLKQQLFGHVPQETKFCSASVDETGLQGLRVYPAILVRAENVSTILARVLLNETVGDGWKPMRYDYTAAFDTQLAMQFHLPMPVYKYSAKLIVVEGSTPYTSVNRTMMEPGSRVLALMSAIFVANITSVEYTKEPPAGVSPSSLPVAYAVSKDPLDEGVPGLRKIGDYTYEPVDLDMADVFLNLGAAKAVEKTGQPPAIQGHPAVGNGKIHIAIYEDLACPYCVKFYNDTFPAIKEMIDEGKVTFHITDLVVHTNANVTNLHKLLLCYYNATGNAEAYLEAIIRVYHQVGMLYKEAEAGNITSMTEFYNKMGRILEEEKTRLGVDYNCTAAELVEKATHEAMKAGLRGTPSFAIWVDGSDKVLYVTGYHDAEFFKKLVEALEQQAG
- a CDS encoding phosphoribosylformylglycinamidine cyclo-ligase, translated to MARNRSTAETSLSYRDAGVDLDASEALHTLASRLLAGRREAYTSSVELAGLELILHVDGVGTKTLVLEKLGRLRVAGWDCVVMNTNDVACDAARPLALVDYIAMPRADEAIFREILEGIREAAAATGAVLLGGETAILPGLAQGVDVVCTILAVREPGWRGNRARPGDVLVGLESSGLHANGYSLARRIIEERLGGYTAEIEGLDLAEELSKPVKDYTGFLLEAWSQGLVIAAAHITGGAFTKMKRILPSGATAVMKMPKPPRIFQVLMEAGNVEPSEAYRVWNMGIGLVVAAPRESVDELLDLAEKHGHKPHVLGLIEQGRDGARILLDTPYGKVAYS
- a CDS encoding radical SAM protein translates to MPRCALCGREALVSESIGVCAQCLRERPEEALPVARRRHQEWRIRYGLPPVAPRDPEGLPCRLCVNECRIPRGGRGYCGVWVNRGGRLEPLAGPGQLLLFTYLDPHPTNCVAEPVCPAATSRGYPQYTFTRGVEKGFYNLAVFAGGCPLDCVFCQNPEHKAMAARGRVEPRYVKSLGEFVDEALDTRVTCVCFFGGDPTPQMPMLISVARRALERARGRGLPLRVCWETDGLANPAVFREAARLSLESGGIVKVDWKAWSPGIYEALTGVDGQKAVRRLMANTRIVAEMAVERPEPPLLVVSMLLVPGYVDAEEVRGVAGYIAGLMDEYSVNIPMVLLAFHPDHRMRDLPPTSRRHALEARRAALEAGIWEVYLGNVWLLGDYY
- the purT gene encoding formate-dependent phosphoribosylglycinamide formyltransferase, with translation MDRIPTPLGPGAAKVLLLGGGELGKEVAIEAQRLGLEVVVVDRYDWAPAMHVAHRRYVVNMLDAGAVEAIVERENPVAVIPEIEAVNTEALERLEEKGYHIVPNARAVKTAMNRIELRRWAAEELGLPTTRYAFAETPEEAYEACEKVGYPCLIKPEMSSSGHGHVKVTEPSRWAVEKAYMESISHARGASRRVIVEEYVELETEYTVLAYRWLDGDKVRTDTMEPVEHWRYGEYHYIESWQPSTRPRDLLQRAREIALRVAEALGGVGVFGVELLQTRDGRLLFSEVAPRPHDTGLVTLASQDISEFQAHIRAAVGLPVPRPRILTPAASIAVYTDLEDEWYPVLSGAYQALIEQGIELRWFGKPRTYPGRRMAVVLARAETVEEAREKVRQAAKKLKIIPRNA
- the purD gene encoding phosphoribosylamine--glycine ligase; amino-acid sequence: MKVLLIGSGGREHALALLMASSSMEPRIAVLSDKRNPGLVEATEETRGRFYPGKPTSPSDAVRAAEDLSPDLVVIGPEEPLFAGVADALREKGFTVYGPGQAQARIEKDKAYARGLMWRYRIPGRLRYQVFTDPEEASEYARAAGDVVVKPARQAGGRGVRVFAEPMEHLGVAVRGAAGSYAEKLAREVREKYSDIEYSVIVEERVEGVEYTVMVVTDGSTLVPLPVVQDHPHLFSWDLGPETGGMGAVSGPGVVPPYLELSEYRETVEILEKTVEALRRETGEPYRGTLSGQMMLTSLWGPTVIEYYARFGDPETGNLLPMIRSDFLELLDRAASGRLAGYRLEVDNDVYVVNIALAPAGYPNNRSIARGHPVAVDEDAVERQGCRLLYAGVDQGPSGLVSTGSRLVEIVCWSNQGYEDAATKAQRAAEAVRLLDGHPLVWRRDIGSRSHIESRVELAERVRKAYLRRRARGEARVYDWIPGRGLIVHDYS